A region of the Fibrobacter sp. genome:
TAAACCCCTCAGGACTGAAATCACTTGGAGGAAATCTCTATATAGAAACAGATGCCAGTGGTGAGCCGATAGTAAGTCTACCCGGGGAAGAGGGTACTGGAACTATTGCTCAAAACTATGTAGAGGCATCAAATGTGAAAATCGTTGATGAAATGGTCAATATGATTACAGCCCAGCGTGCTTTTGAGATTGTTTCCAAGGCGATTACAGTTGCTGAAGATATGATGCAGGTAGCTAATAACCTCAAGAGATAAGAATGAATTTACTGGCCGGCAGAAAACCTTCTTTTTTTTCTGGTAAGATTCTTCTGATGGCTTGCCTGTCTCTGGCTGCGGTTCAGAGTGGGGCTGTTGCTTCTGTAGTAAACCTCTCTTTTTCTGATTCGGTTTTGGTGAATGATACTCTGATCCGTCTTGATGATATAGCCGATATCACATCCCCTGACAGCAAGTTGAATGATCGGATCCGCAAATACCCGGTTGGGGGAGCTGCTCCTGCGGGTTATTCAAGGTTGGTCAACACAGAGGATCTGGTAAATTACAGGCTCAGATCTGAGTTTCAAGGGGTGGACTTCCGGGTTTCCGGGAACCGAAGAATAGTGGTGCGTACCGATTTTGTCGAAAACAGGATCGGGGAGTTTTCCGAGGCCATAAAAAGCTATCTGGACAGTGTCTTGATGTGGCCGGAAGGCTGCTGGAGCTTTGAGATAGAAAACCCGGAAGTCTCCTGGAAAACCCTGAGAAAACCAAAAAAAGTCTTTCTGAGTGGTCTT
Encoded here:
- the flgA gene encoding flagellar basal body P-ring formation protein FlgA; the encoded protein is MNLLAGRKPSFFSGKILLMACLSLAAVQSGAVASVVNLSFSDSVLVNDTLIRLDDIADITSPDSKLNDRIRKYPVGGAAPAGYSRLVNTEDLVNYRLRSEFQGVDFRVSGNRRIVVRTDFVENRIGEFSEAIKSYLDSVLMWPEGCWSFEIENPEVSWKTLRKPKKVFLSGLENGYSKGSTQLQLTSEQGGQRSKIKITCKIRVSVPVLVSSVEISRRQELSVENCELKNVDITRFAPVPFSSPDQLKGMRAARTIAPGTIIHNRLVQSIPVVEKGDQVQIMYDKGRVRLSVMGVAREPGGIGERIWVENAATNKLIRVVIRGKGKVSIPQGGDLI